ACCTCTATCAAGATGACAGGTTTTATCTTTATTCCTATGGCAATTATTTTGATGATACTCGCAAAACCCATAATCCAGGTATTGTTTCAACGGGGTGTCTTTGATGAGCAAGCGACTAGTATAACAGCAAGAATATTTGTGTTTTATGCGTTACAACTGTTTTCTAATTATGCGCTGGTAGTAATGATACGGTTGATGTTTGTATTCCAGGATATGAAGAGTATATTCAAGATTAGTGTGATAACGGTAATACTGAACGCAGTACTTAATTTGGTATTTATGAAATTAATAAGCCCTCCGGCAGCAGGGATTGCATTAGCTTCATCAATAACCTGCTTGTTATCGGCGGTACTTTATTTTGTTTATCTAAAGAAACGTATACATAACCTTCACGGGTTGGCAATCATACG
This portion of the Elusimicrobiota bacterium genome encodes:
- a CDS encoding lipid II flippase MurJ — its product is TSIKMTGFIFIPMAIILMILAKPIIQVLFQRGVFDEQATSITARIFVFYALQLFSNYALVVMIRLMFVFQDMKSIFKISVITVILNAVLNLVFMKLISPPAAGIALASSITCLLSAVLYFVYLKKRIHNLHGLAIIRSLFNTAMLGIISGITVFIAYEYISVLVTNRFILTRLLIICGAVIPGVAVFGLLSVIFRVEEAEKIYVLIKNKMQSVLKFGKINNL